The window AGGCTTTAAGGAGGTCGCGCTTACGCATCGACGCGGCAGGCCATGACTGCACCCTTGGCACCGGCCGCGCGCACAAACGCGAAGCGCATCACATCGCCTTCCGTCGTCGGCCCGTCAATCGCCGCGGTCGTCAGCTCCGGATACTGCGCGGAGTAGAGATCGCGGACATCGT is drawn from Caballeronia sp. NK8 and contains these coding sequences:
- a CDS encoding PRTRC system protein C, producing MAIQIAKLTREFVYNGVTFPDPGPTFSPDDVRDLYSAQYPELTTAAIDGPTTEGDVMRFAFVRAAGAKGAVMACRVDA